A genomic stretch from Geitlerinema sp. PCC 9228 includes:
- the ligA gene encoding NAD-dependent DNA ligase LigA — MTPSESPPQDVTARATKLRQQLQEASYAYYVLDHPTMEDEVYDRLYRELQSLEAQYPQLVTPDSPTQRVGEKPATEFPTVQHAIALYSLENAFTIEEFTDWQGRWQRLAGGDVPSEYVCELKIDGSALALRYENGVLVRGATRGDGTAGEDITPNIKTIRTIPLRLYGNNPPAWAEIRGEALIPLESFQQINQKRQHNGEMPFANPRNAAAGTLRQLDPKVVAARRLDFFAYTLYLPTEYAQIQTQWELLEWLQHFGFKVNPHRQLCSSVSAVEDFYNRWENQRHDLPYMTDGVVVKLNDIALQERLGFTQKFPRWAVALKYPAEEVPTQVVGVSAQVGRTGALTPVAQLKPVQLAGTTVSRASLHNEDRVRELDLHVGDTVVVRKAGEIIPEVVRVMPELRPEEAQPYQLPSTCPVCGSAVLRPAGEAITRCINASCPAILKGSLRHWASREALDIQGMGEKLVAQLVKRRLVASIADLYFLTVAQVADLERMGPKSAGKLVQAIANSKEKPWSRVLYGLGIRHVGSVNAQLLAQRFPSCEQLAKAKASDIESVYGIGSEIAWSIYQWFRTPANQTLIEQLQAAGVTLASEPPAAEEPASFNPQPFQGKTFVLTGTLPTMSRKDAQRFIEQRGGKVTSSVSQKTDYVVVGENPGSKQKKAESFRIPQLQETDLRHLADETT, encoded by the coding sequence ATGACGCCTTCCGAATCCCCACCCCAGGATGTGACAGCACGGGCAACGAAACTACGCCAGCAGCTGCAAGAAGCTAGCTACGCCTACTATGTACTGGACCATCCCACTATGGAAGACGAGGTATACGACCGGCTGTACCGGGAGCTACAATCTTTGGAGGCGCAATATCCCCAGCTGGTTACTCCCGATAGCCCCACGCAACGGGTAGGGGAAAAGCCTGCTACCGAATTTCCCACGGTACAGCACGCCATTGCTCTGTATAGTTTGGAAAATGCCTTTACCATCGAAGAATTTACCGATTGGCAAGGTCGCTGGCAGCGACTGGCGGGTGGAGACGTGCCCTCCGAATACGTTTGCGAGTTAAAAATTGACGGCAGTGCCCTGGCGTTGAGATACGAAAACGGGGTTTTGGTACGGGGGGCTACCCGCGGCGATGGCACGGCAGGAGAAGATATCACCCCCAATATTAAAACCATCCGCACCATTCCCCTGCGCTTGTATGGCAATAACCCACCTGCTTGGGCAGAAATTCGCGGGGAAGCCCTGATTCCCCTGGAAAGTTTCCAGCAAATCAATCAAAAACGACAACATAACGGCGAAATGCCCTTTGCCAACCCCCGCAATGCTGCGGCAGGAACCCTACGGCAACTCGATCCCAAAGTTGTGGCAGCGCGCCGGTTGGATTTTTTTGCCTATACGCTCTATCTACCGACAGAGTACGCTCAAATTCAGACGCAGTGGGAATTGCTGGAATGGCTACAACATTTTGGGTTTAAAGTCAACCCCCATCGGCAACTTTGTAGTTCCGTCTCGGCAGTGGAAGATTTTTACAATCGCTGGGAAAACCAGCGCCACGATTTGCCCTACATGACCGATGGGGTGGTGGTGAAGCTCAACGATATTGCCTTACAAGAGCGGTTGGGGTTTACCCAAAAATTTCCCCGTTGGGCCGTGGCTTTGAAATACCCGGCAGAGGAAGTTCCTACCCAGGTGGTGGGGGTAAGCGCCCAGGTGGGTCGTACGGGGGCACTGACGCCGGTGGCACAGTTAAAGCCGGTACAGCTAGCCGGGACCACGGTTTCCCGAGCTTCTTTGCACAATGAAGACCGCGTGCGGGAATTGGATTTGCATGTGGGGGATACGGTGGTGGTACGCAAGGCTGGGGAAATTATTCCGGAAGTGGTTCGCGTCATGCCGGAACTGCGTCCCGAGGAGGCGCAACCGTACCAGTTGCCCAGTACTTGCCCGGTTTGCGGTTCGGCGGTGCTACGGCCAGCGGGGGAAGCCATTACTCGCTGCATCAATGCTTCCTGCCCGGCAATTTTAAAGGGGTCGTTGCGCCATTGGGCGAGTCGGGAGGCTTTGGATATTCAGGGGATGGGAGAAAAATTGGTGGCACAGCTGGTGAAACGCCGGTTGGTTGCCTCTATTGCCGATTTGTATTTTCTTACGGTGGCGCAAGTGGCGGATTTGGAACGTATGGGGCCAAAGTCGGCTGGGAAATTGGTACAAGCGATCGCGAATTCTAAGGAAAAGCCCTGGTCGCGGGTTTTATACGGTTTGGGCATCCGTCATGTGGGCAGCGTCAACGCCCAACTGCTCGCCCAACGCTTCCCCAGTTGCGAACAGCTAGCAAAAGCTAAGGCAAGCGATATTGAGTCGGTATACGGTATTGGCAGCGAAATTGCCTGGTCGATTTACCAATGGTTCCGTACGCCAGCCAACCAAACCCTCATCGAGCAACTGCAAGCTGCCGGTGTCACCCTTGCCAGCGAACCTCCTGCTGCGGAAGAGCCAGCTTCCTTCAACCCACAACCGTTCCAAGGAAAAACTTTTGTTCTCACAGGTACTCTCCCCACCATGAGCCGTAAAGACGCTCAACGCTTTATCGAGCAACGTGGGGGTAAGGTTACTAGTAGCGTCAGCCAAAAAACCGATTATGTGGTTGTAGGAGAAAATCCCGGTAGTAAACAAAAAAAAGCAGAATCTTTCAGAATTCCCCAACTACAAGAAACCGATTTGCGGCATTTGGCTGACGAAACTACATAG
- the murC gene encoding UDP-N-acetylmuramate--L-alanine ligase: MPNSVDFSGRPFHFIGIGGIGMSAVAYILAKRRLPVYGSDLRSSHITQRLQQTGVRIFSRQEAENLHWFQKDGMRETSSLVRYPNNQVFPSSTANSFAAAQNGDRPHPEATSAAANGCAASKSVPQVICSSAIDPANVEYQAALDLGCPIFHRSDVLAALMQQYDASIAVAGTHGKTTTSSLAGHVLVEAGWDPTVAIGGEVPTWQGNARVGKTPYFVAEADESDGSLVKLQAKIGIITNIELDHPDCYQSLEQVVATFQTFAHGCETVVGCADCQTVRQALPSTIGYSIHPHRGAHYTVQNVRYSATGTVATVLEGDRVLGELQLQLLGEHNLSNALAVVAATRQLGLDFPTIAAAIATFAGASRRFEIRGQYGGILFVDDYAHHPNEIQATLAAARLRMQEFDDRSATDNPAQNQRRLIAVFQPHRYSRTQRFLLDFARAFSAADLAIVSDIYGAGENNLENLNGECVTQAIAQYHDGVEYQPSLADVVRRLKEILRAGDVVLFLGAGNLNQVIPEIMEFYRFWDRPPASSSYC, from the coding sequence ATGCCGAATTCTGTTGATTTTAGTGGCAGACCGTTTCATTTCATCGGTATAGGGGGGATTGGGATGTCTGCGGTGGCTTATATTTTAGCGAAACGCCGGTTGCCTGTATACGGATCCGACCTTCGTTCGAGTCATATTACCCAGCGTTTGCAGCAAACCGGTGTTCGGATTTTTTCGCGGCAGGAAGCTGAAAATTTGCACTGGTTTCAAAAAGATGGCATGCGGGAAACCAGTTCCTTGGTTCGGTACCCCAACAATCAGGTGTTCCCTTCCTCTACTGCTAACAGTTTTGCTGCCGCCCAAAATGGCGATCGCCCCCATCCGGAAGCTACCTCTGCTGCGGCCAATGGATGCGCTGCCAGTAAGAGCGTACCGCAAGTGATTTGTTCTTCTGCCATCGATCCCGCCAATGTAGAATACCAAGCCGCCCTTGATTTGGGATGTCCTATTTTTCACCGTTCGGATGTGCTGGCTGCTCTCATGCAGCAGTACGATGCCAGTATAGCGGTTGCTGGCACCCACGGTAAAACCACCACCAGCAGTTTAGCCGGTCACGTGTTGGTGGAAGCGGGATGGGACCCTACCGTGGCCATTGGTGGCGAAGTTCCCACGTGGCAGGGCAATGCTCGCGTGGGCAAGACCCCTTATTTTGTGGCGGAAGCCGATGAATCGGATGGTTCTCTGGTGAAGCTGCAGGCCAAAATTGGTATTATTACCAACATCGAACTGGACCATCCCGATTGCTATCAGAGTTTGGAACAGGTGGTGGCCACATTTCAAACCTTTGCCCACGGCTGCGAGACGGTGGTGGGATGTGCTGATTGTCAGACGGTACGGCAGGCGTTGCCTTCGACGATCGGCTACAGCATTCACCCCCATAGGGGGGCCCATTATACCGTGCAAAATGTCCGCTACAGTGCTACAGGAACAGTGGCTACGGTGCTGGAAGGCGATCGCGTCTTGGGCGAGTTGCAGTTACAGTTGTTGGGAGAGCATAACCTCAGCAATGCCCTGGCGGTGGTGGCGGCGACCCGTCAGTTGGGTTTGGATTTTCCCACCATTGCCGCCGCGATCGCAACATTTGCAGGGGCCAGCCGCCGTTTTGAGATTCGCGGTCAGTACGGTGGTATTTTATTTGTAGATGATTACGCCCACCATCCCAATGAAATTCAAGCGACCCTGGCGGCGGCGCGGTTGCGAATGCAAGAGTTTGACGACCGCAGCGCTACAGACAACCCCGCACAGAACCAACGCCGCTTGATTGCTGTTTTTCAACCCCATCGCTACAGCCGTACCCAACGATTTTTATTAGACTTTGCCCGGGCCTTTAGCGCCGCCGATCTGGCAATTGTTAGCGATATTTATGGGGCTGGGGAAAATAATTTGGAAAATCTGAACGGAGAGTGCGTGACGCAAGCGATCGCACAATATCACGATGGGGTCGAGTACCAACCGTCGCTGGCGGATGTGGTCCGCCGTTTGAAAGAAATTTTGCGTGCGGGGGATGTGGTTTTGTTCCTGGGAGCGGGCAATCTAAACCAAGTCATTCCGGAAATTATGGAGTTTTACCGCTTTTGGGACCGTCCCCCAGCTTCCAGTTCCTACTGCTAG
- a CDS encoding Gfo/Idh/MocA family oxidoreductase — translation MPNRTIKSASSGIGESRHRPIRMGVIGVGNMGQHHTRVLSLLKEVELVGISDINVERGLETASKYGVRFFESYQDLLPHVEAVCIAVPTRAHHSVGMTCLQAGVHILIEKPIAASIAEAESLVNAAADANCILQVGHIERFNPAFSELSKVLKTEELLALEAHRLSPYSARANDVSVVLDLMIHDIDLLLELNGNSNVVKLTASGNQVTSSGHLDYVTATLVFANGAIATLTASKVTHRKLRRIVAHCKNSLTEADFLNNEILIHRQTQANYTTDYGQILYRQDGLIEKVYTSRIEPLHAELEHFVGCVFGGNQPSVGGEPALKALRLASSIEKMALDGQAWHTPVEVNSRSPLQIPQ, via the coding sequence ATGCCAAATCGAACAATTAAGTCTGCAAGCTCCGGAATTGGCGAGTCCAGACACCGACCCATCCGCATGGGCGTCATTGGCGTTGGCAATATGGGGCAGCATCACACCAGAGTTCTTAGCCTTCTCAAAGAGGTGGAACTGGTGGGGATCTCAGATATCAATGTGGAACGCGGTTTGGAGACCGCTAGCAAATACGGTGTCCGCTTTTTTGAAAGCTACCAAGATTTGTTGCCCCACGTGGAAGCAGTTTGCATAGCCGTTCCCACTCGCGCCCACCACAGCGTGGGCATGACTTGCCTGCAAGCGGGGGTTCACATTCTCATTGAAAAACCCATTGCTGCGAGCATTGCCGAAGCCGAATCTTTGGTGAATGCTGCCGCTGACGCCAACTGCATCCTGCAAGTGGGTCATATCGAGCGTTTCAATCCGGCTTTTTCCGAGCTGAGTAAAGTTTTAAAAACCGAAGAGTTGCTGGCGCTGGAAGCCCATCGCCTCAGCCCTTATTCCGCTAGAGCCAACGATGTGTCGGTGGTTTTGGATTTGATGATCCACGATATTGACTTGCTGTTGGAGTTAAATGGCAACTCGAACGTGGTGAAACTCACTGCCAGCGGCAATCAAGTGACTAGTTCCGGACATCTGGATTATGTAACGGCTACCTTGGTATTTGCCAATGGTGCGATCGCTACGCTCACCGCCAGCAAAGTAACGCATCGCAAACTCCGTCGTATCGTTGCCCATTGTAAAAATTCGCTGACAGAAGCTGATTTTCTCAACAACGAAATTCTTATTCACCGGCAAACGCAAGCAAACTATACCACGGACTACGGACAAATTTTGTACCGCCAGGATGGTCTGATTGAAAAGGTATATACCAGCCGCATTGAGCCCCTCCATGCGGAGTTGGAACATTTTGTAGGTTGCGTTTTCGGCGGTAATCAACCTTCTGTAGGGGGCGAACCGGCTTTGAAAGCGTTGCGCCTGGCCAGCTCCATCGAAAAAATGGCCTTAGACGGTCAAGCCTGGCATACCCCTGTGGAAGTAAACAGCCGGTCTCCGTTGCAAATTCCCCAATAA
- the thiL gene encoding thiamine-phosphate kinase, which translates to MLVRDLGERALLQKLHQYGQPEIIGDDAAIVSQVPRGGYHLVVTTDMLVEEVHFSDRTTNPEDVGWRAVAANFSDLAAMGAMPAGMTVGLGVAGETPLTWVEGVYQGISEYLQKYQTPLLGGDVVRSTQRTLAITAFGEVHPQRSIRRFCAQPGDAIAVTGWHGLSRAGLELLLDPQRERSFSQTERNLLVTAHQRPQARFDVLPVLQNLLDDPWRIAGMDSSDGLADAVWQICQLSQVGARLDRQNIPVPEALWQMATPEVVWQWILYGGEDFELVLCLPPARATTLVSQLGAPAAIIGEITSEPGIVLGDSSHSYSEQTLCPSSSFQHFHPPPQ; encoded by the coding sequence ATGTTGGTTCGAGACCTTGGGGAAAGAGCGCTTTTACAAAAGTTACACCAATATGGCCAACCAGAGATTATTGGGGATGATGCGGCCATCGTATCCCAAGTCCCCCGCGGGGGATACCACCTGGTGGTGACCACCGATATGTTGGTCGAGGAGGTTCATTTTAGCGATCGCACCACCAATCCTGAAGATGTGGGATGGCGCGCTGTTGCTGCCAATTTCTCTGATTTGGCGGCGATGGGGGCGATGCCAGCGGGCATGACCGTAGGGTTGGGGGTGGCTGGAGAAACGCCCCTAACTTGGGTGGAAGGAGTGTATCAAGGCATCAGCGAGTACCTGCAAAAATACCAAACCCCCCTCCTTGGCGGCGATGTGGTGCGTTCTACCCAGAGAACCCTCGCCATTACCGCTTTTGGTGAAGTGCATCCCCAACGTAGCATTCGCCGTTTTTGCGCTCAACCGGGGGATGCGATCGCGGTCACTGGCTGGCATGGACTTTCCCGGGCTGGTTTGGAATTGCTGCTAGATCCCCAACGGGAGCGTTCGTTTTCCCAGACAGAACGCAACTTACTGGTTACCGCCCACCAACGCCCGCAAGCGAGGTTCGATGTTTTGCCTGTGTTGCAGAACCTGTTAGACGACCCTTGGCGCATCGCGGGCATGGATAGCAGCGATGGTTTGGCAGATGCCGTTTGGCAAATCTGTCAGCTAAGTCAAGTAGGTGCGCGTTTGGACCGCCAAAACATTCCCGTTCCAGAAGCACTCTGGCAAATGGCTACCCCGGAAGTGGTTTGGCAGTGGATTTTGTACGGAGGAGAAGACTTTGAGCTAGTCTTGTGTCTGCCCCCGGCGAGAGCCACCACCTTGGTATCGCAACTGGGGGCACCGGCTGCCATTATTGGCGAAATTACCAGCGAACCTGGCATCGTTCTTGGGGATAGCAGCCACAGCTACAGCGAACAGACGCTCTGTCCCAGCAGTAGCTTTCAACACTTTCATCCCCCCCCGCAATAA
- a CDS encoding YbaB/EbfC family nucleoid-associated protein, whose product MTQGQGKGFGFGLGKMKELTEAIKKAQQVQDKAKNLQEELDEMEVTGEAAGGMVKVVMSGNQEPRRVEISPDVMGEGADSLSNLVTEALQDAYTKSTTTMRERMEEITEGLNLPGM is encoded by the coding sequence ATGACACAAGGACAAGGAAAGGGATTTGGCTTCGGTTTGGGCAAAATGAAAGAGCTCACCGAAGCAATCAAGAAAGCCCAACAGGTTCAAGACAAAGCCAAAAACCTGCAAGAAGAACTCGACGAAATGGAGGTAACCGGCGAAGCTGCCGGCGGCATGGTGAAAGTTGTCATGAGCGGCAACCAAGAACCTCGTCGCGTAGAAATTTCGCCAGATGTCATGGGGGAAGGTGCCGATTCCCTATCGAATTTGGTTACCGAAGCACTGCAAGATGCCTACACCAAATCCACCACCACCATGCGCGAACGCATGGAAGAAATCACCGAAGGTTTAAATCTCCCCGGCATGTAA
- the murB gene encoding UDP-N-acetylmuramate dehydrogenase, whose protein sequence is MVSSDSSLDRHANSLPAGGDHANTLACPLIWLPQQQGAIQSRVSLRDRTSFRVGGEAEWYTSPRDREQLLAALAWGRSQDIPITLLGAGSNLLIGDGGLPGLVVCTRHLNGAHFDAETGQVTVAAGESLVRLAWQAAKLGWRGLEWMVGIPGTVGGATVMNAGAHNSCMADILVRAEVLEPDGTCQGYAPTDLDYQYRRSILQGSDRVVTQAILQLQPGFDPEQVVADTAAQLRQRRRSQPYHRPSCGSVFRNCYPYAAGWLIEQTGLKGYQIGQAQVAQRHANFILNCGKASASDILRLIRHVQEQVAHRWSIKLQPEVKILGDFPDLSEPTQVLV, encoded by the coding sequence ATGGTTAGTTCCGACTCTTCTCTGGACCGTCACGCCAATTCCTTACCTGCAGGGGGAGACCATGCCAACACGTTGGCTTGCCCGTTGATTTGGCTACCCCAACAGCAAGGTGCTATTCAATCCCGTGTTTCCCTGCGCGATCGCACCTCTTTTCGCGTTGGCGGTGAAGCTGAATGGTATACTTCCCCCAGGGATAGGGAGCAGTTGCTGGCTGCTCTGGCTTGGGGGCGATCGCAAGATATTCCCATTACCCTATTAGGGGCTGGTTCCAATTTGTTGATTGGCGATGGTGGCTTACCCGGCTTGGTGGTTTGTACTCGCCATCTAAACGGCGCTCATTTTGATGCGGAAACCGGACAGGTAACGGTAGCTGCCGGTGAATCCCTGGTTCGTTTGGCTTGGCAAGCGGCGAAACTGGGTTGGCGCGGTTTGGAATGGATGGTGGGCATCCCTGGCACCGTGGGTGGGGCCACGGTCATGAATGCGGGGGCACACAACAGTTGCATGGCGGATATTTTGGTGCGGGCGGAGGTGTTGGAACCAGATGGTACTTGCCAAGGGTACGCCCCGACAGATTTAGACTATCAATACCGCCGTTCCATTTTACAAGGAAGCGATCGCGTAGTCACCCAAGCGATCCTGCAGCTACAACCCGGTTTCGATCCCGAACAGGTGGTGGCCGATACCGCCGCCCAACTGCGCCAGCGTCGCCGCAGCCAGCCCTACCACCGCCCCAGCTGTGGCAGTGTCTTTCGCAATTGCTATCCCTATGCCGCCGGTTGGCTGATCGAACAAACGGGGTTGAAGGGCTATCAAATCGGTCAGGCACAAGTCGCCCAACGACATGCTAATTTTATTCTCAATTGTGGGAAAGCTAGTGCCAGCGATATTCTCCGGTTGATTCGCCACGTGCAAGAACAAGTTGCCCACCGTTGGTCCATCAAACTGCAACCGGAAGTGAAAATTTTAGGAGACTTTCCCGACTTGAGCGAACCCACTCAAGTGCTGGTTTGA
- the trpB gene encoding tryptophan synthase subunit beta, translated as MTTTSENTKASNNNQYPDALGRFGQFGGKYVPETLMPALAELESAYRQYTQEPSFQSELQQLLRDYVGRPTPLYFASRLSERYARADGSGPQIYLKREDLNHTGAHKINNALAQALLARRMGKKRIIAETGAGQHGVATATVCARFGLQCVVYMGVQDMERQALNVFRMELMGAEVRPVETGNGTLKDATSEAIRDWVTNVTDTHYIIGSVAGPHPYPALVRDFQTVIGKETRHQCQQLWGSLPDILLACVGGGSNAMGLFYEFVGHPQVRLIGVEAAGEGLEGERHAATLTKGKRGILHGAMSYLLQDDAGQVREAHSISAGLDYPGVGPEHSYLKDSGRGEYYSVTDAEALEAFERLSRLEGIIPALETAHAIAYLETLCPQLSGNPRIVINCSGRGDKDVQAAAKYLQGKEL; from the coding sequence GTGACTACAACTTCCGAAAACACCAAAGCCTCAAATAACAACCAATATCCCGATGCCCTGGGGCGCTTCGGTCAGTTCGGCGGCAAATACGTTCCCGAAACCTTAATGCCTGCCCTCGCCGAATTGGAAAGTGCCTATCGCCAATACACCCAAGAACCATCCTTCCAAAGCGAACTGCAGCAACTGCTGCGCGATTACGTGGGCAGACCGACCCCCTTGTATTTTGCCAGCCGCCTCAGCGAACGATATGCCCGCGCCGATGGTAGCGGACCGCAAATTTATCTCAAACGGGAAGACCTCAACCATACTGGTGCCCACAAAATTAACAATGCCCTTGCTCAAGCCTTGCTAGCCAGACGTATGGGCAAAAAACGCATTATTGCCGAAACCGGGGCTGGTCAGCATGGTGTTGCCACGGCGACCGTATGCGCCCGTTTTGGCTTGCAGTGCGTGGTTTATATGGGCGTTCAAGATATGGAACGTCAAGCCTTGAATGTCTTTCGCATGGAACTGATGGGGGCAGAAGTGCGCCCGGTGGAAACTGGCAATGGTACCCTCAAGGATGCCACATCCGAGGCCATTCGCGATTGGGTAACCAACGTAACCGATACCCACTATATTATCGGTTCTGTGGCTGGTCCGCATCCCTATCCAGCGCTGGTTCGGGATTTTCAAACGGTGATTGGCAAGGAAACCCGCCACCAATGCCAGCAGTTGTGGGGATCGCTACCGGATATTTTGTTGGCTTGCGTTGGCGGTGGTTCTAACGCAATGGGATTGTTTTACGAGTTTGTCGGGCATCCCCAGGTACGTTTGATTGGTGTGGAAGCTGCCGGTGAAGGTCTGGAAGGGGAACGACACGCCGCGACCCTGACGAAGGGGAAACGGGGGATTCTCCACGGGGCAATGAGCTATCTCTTGCAAGACGATGCCGGTCAAGTACGGGAAGCTCATTCGATCAGTGCTGGTTTGGATTATCCTGGTGTTGGACCGGAACATAGTTATTTGAAAGATAGCGGTCGCGGGGAATATTACAGCGTCACCGATGCCGAAGCGTTGGAAGCGTTTGAGCGTCTTTCCCGCTTGGAGGGGATTATTCCGGCGTTGGAGACTGCCCATGCGATCGCTTATTTGGAAACCTTATGCCCGCAGCTTTCCGGCAACCCACGGATCGTCATCAACTGTTCTGGCAGGGGAGATAAAGACGTGCAAGCCGCCGCCAAATACTTGCAAGGCAAGGAACTTTAA
- a CDS encoding type I glyceraldehyde-3-phosphate dehydrogenase, translating to MIRVAINGFGRIGRNFLRCWLERENSQLDIVGINDTSDTKTNAHLLKYDSTLGTLNADVTCDENSLIVNGRTIKCVSDRNPLNLPWGEWNIDLVVESTGVFVKYDGASQHIDAGAKKVLITAPGKSSNIQTYVMGVNDKDYTHENTPVVSNASCTTNCLAPVVKVLHERFGIVKGTMTTTHSYTGDQRLLDASHRDVRRARAAALNIVPTTTGAAKAVALVIPELEGKLNGVAFRVPTPNVSVVDFVAQVERKTFVEEVNEALQEAAEGELKGIMEYSDLPLVSGDYRGHNASSIVDASLTMVLDGDMVKVVAWYDNEWGYSQRVLDLAELVAQKWAG from the coding sequence GTGATTAGAGTTGCGATTAACGGTTTTGGCCGCATAGGACGTAATTTTCTCCGTTGCTGGTTAGAACGCGAAAATAGCCAACTTGATATTGTTGGCATCAACGATACATCCGATACCAAAACCAACGCCCACTTACTGAAATACGATTCCACCCTAGGCACCCTCAATGCCGATGTCACCTGCGACGAAAATTCCTTAATTGTCAACGGTCGCACCATTAAATGCGTCTCCGACCGCAACCCCCTTAACCTTCCCTGGGGGGAATGGAACATCGACCTCGTCGTGGAATCGACGGGGGTTTTTGTGAAATACGATGGTGCCTCCCAACACATTGATGCCGGGGCGAAAAAAGTCCTGATTACCGCTCCTGGCAAAAGCAGCAATATTCAAACCTATGTCATGGGGGTCAACGACAAAGACTATACCCATGAAAATACCCCCGTCGTCAGCAATGCCAGCTGTACCACCAACTGCCTAGCCCCCGTTGTCAAGGTGCTGCACGAAAGATTCGGCATTGTGAAAGGCACCATGACCACAACCCACAGCTACACCGGCGACCAGCGCCTGCTCGATGCCAGCCACCGAGATGTGCGTCGCGCTCGTGCTGCCGCTCTCAACATTGTGCCCACCACCACCGGAGCGGCAAAAGCGGTGGCTTTGGTCATTCCCGAATTGGAAGGCAAGCTCAATGGCGTTGCGTTCCGGGTGCCAACACCAAACGTTTCCGTGGTTGATTTTGTCGCCCAGGTAGAAAGAAAAACGTTTGTTGAAGAAGTGAACGAAGCGCTGCAAGAAGCCGCTGAAGGCGAACTCAAAGGAATTATGGAGTACAGCGACCTGCCTTTGGTCTCGGGTGACTATCGCGGTCACAATGCTTCTTCCATCGTGGATGCCAGCCTGACCATGGTGCTCGATGGCGATATGGTGAAAGTGGTTGCCTGGTACGACAACGAGTGGGGCTACAGCCAGCGGGTTCTCGATTTGGCAGAACTCGTTGCCCAAAAATGGGCTGGCTAG
- a CDS encoding ribonuclease H-like domain-containing protein — protein MLNFQVCDRDLDEGTLKRYLEAEEIAVDTETMGLNPHRDRLCLVQLCNAAGEVTAVRIQKGQTQAPNLQHLLTAASALKIFHFARFDLATLRHHLNISVFPVFCTKIASKLARTYTTQHGLKALVQELENVELDKSAQSSDWGNPQNLSEEQLQYAANDVRYLIPLRHKLTSMLAREERYSIAQECFQCLPTLVTLDLLQYKDVFEH, from the coding sequence ATGCTAAATTTTCAAGTTTGCGATCGCGATTTAGACGAGGGCACCCTCAAACGCTATTTGGAAGCGGAAGAGATTGCGGTGGATACCGAAACCATGGGATTGAACCCCCACCGCGATCGCCTTTGCTTGGTACAACTGTGCAACGCCGCCGGAGAAGTCACCGCCGTTCGCATTCAGAAAGGTCAAACCCAAGCCCCCAACCTGCAGCATCTGCTAACCGCAGCCTCAGCGTTAAAAATATTCCATTTTGCCCGTTTTGACCTGGCTACCCTGCGCCACCATCTCAATATTTCCGTTTTCCCAGTATTTTGCACCAAAATTGCCAGCAAACTCGCGCGTACCTATACCACCCAACATGGGTTAAAAGCTTTGGTACAGGAATTAGAAAACGTGGAATTGGACAAAAGCGCCCAAAGTTCCGACTGGGGGAACCCGCAAAATCTTTCGGAAGAGCAGCTGCAATACGCCGCCAACGACGTACGCTATCTAATTCCCCTGCGACACAAACTAACCTCCATGCTGGCGCGGGAAGAACGCTATTCCATTGCCCAGGAATGCTTTCAGTGTTTGCCCACGTTGGTCACGCTGGATTTATTACAATACAAAGACGTTTTCGAACACTAA
- the nadD gene encoding nicotinate (nicotinamide) nucleotide adenylyltransferase, which produces MAQKIGILGGTFDPVHWGHLHLAAAAQAQAGLDRLLWLPAGSPPHKSDRPLAPWTHRLAMLQRAIAGDPISTICTIEAESTAITYSADTWAQLQKQSPNAQWYWIVGTDTLQTLHHWYRREELVRCCWWLVAPRFPTQTPQQAQQIARETSDRLAAESIPLHWQLLAMTPIQISATQVRQAVYQRQPLQSLVPAAVADYIATHQLYQTFCG; this is translated from the coding sequence ATGGCGCAAAAAATTGGTATTTTGGGAGGAACGTTCGATCCGGTACATTGGGGGCACCTGCACTTAGCAGCCGCCGCCCAAGCACAAGCGGGATTGGATCGGCTGCTTTGGCTCCCGGCGGGGTCTCCTCCCCACAAAAGCGATCGCCCCCTAGCCCCATGGACCCATCGCCTGGCTATGTTGCAACGCGCGATCGCCGGCGATCCCATCTCTACCATCTGTACCATTGAAGCAGAAAGCACCGCTATTACCTACAGTGCCGATACCTGGGCACAACTGCAAAAACAATCCCCCAACGCCCAGTGGTATTGGATTGTGGGCACGGATACCTTGCAAACCCTACACCATTGGTACCGCCGCGAGGAACTAGTACGTTGCTGCTGGTGGTTGGTAGCCCCCCGCTTCCCCACCCAAACCCCACAGCAAGCCCAGCAAATCGCTCGCGAAACCAGCGATCGCTTAGCAGCAGAATCGATCCCGCTACACTGGCAATTGTTGGCAATGACCCCCATCCAGATTTCCGCTACCCAAGTACGCCAAGCCGTCTACCAGAGGCAGCCGCTACAATCATTAGTTCCCGCAGCCGTTGCCGACTATATCGCCACCCACCAGCTTTACCAAACCTTCTGTGGGTGA